The proteins below come from a single Dermatophagoides farinae isolate YC_2012a chromosome 7, ASM2471394v1, whole genome shotgun sequence genomic window:
- the VAChT gene encoding vesicular acetylcholine transporter, translating into MPFIPIINQDTEELWKRFNEKIEEPKSQRRIILFIVCVALLLDNMLYMVIVPIIPDYLREIGAWETHVENAEIEYRNISNKFVPFRIGGTTVYEGEDSAVGMLFASKAIVQLFVNPFSGAIIDRIGYDIPMMIGLGVMFFSTAVFACGQSYGVLFLARSLQGVGSAFADTSGLAMIADRFTEENERQRALAIALAFISFGSLVAPPFGGILYQIAGKEVPFIILSLVCLIDAFLLKFVMQPTKEIQQECSSVEKPAGTPIHTLLMDPYICCCAGALIMANVSLAFLEPTISLWMEDTMHVEEWQMGLVWLPAFFPHVLGVYSTVTLVEKYPRYQWFFAAFGLALEGICSFILPFSKSFWFLILPISGICYGIALVDTSLLPALGYLVDLRYVSVYGSIYAIADISYSVAYAIGPIIAGSIVESIGFTALNVCIALSNLLYVPVLASLRHVYDYEQFEPENIGMTEQTIPSQRPYGQQSGQRLIMTGQSQQQQQQQRNNNNNNTMSQ; encoded by the exons atgcCTTTCATACCGATTATTAATCAGGATACGGAAGAATTATGGAAACgtttcaacgaaaaaattgaagaaccAAAAAGTCAACGTCGTATTATATTGTTTATAGTATGTGTGGCATTATTATTGGACAATATGCTTTATATGGTTATTGTACCGATTATACCGGATTATCTACGAGAGATTGGTGCATGGGAAACACATGTAGAAAATGCCGAAATTGAATATCGTAATATATCGAATAAATTCGTTCCATTTCGTATTGGTGGTACTACAGTTTATGAAGGTGAAGATTCAGCCGTCGGTATGTTGTTTGCATCGAAAGCAATAGTCCAGTTATTTGTCAATCCATTCTCTGGTGCTATAATCGATCGTATCGGTTATGATAtaccgatgatgatcggtCTTGGTGTTATGTTCTTTTCGACCGCTGTGTTCGCTTGTGGCCAAAGTTATGGTGTATTATTTTTGGCACGATCATTACAAGGTGTTGGTTCAGCATTTGCCGATACATCTGGTTTGGCTATGATTGCTGATCGTTTTACGGAAGAAAATGAACGACAACGTGCATTGGCTATAGCGTTGGCATTCATATCGTTCGGTAGTTTAGTAGCACCACCATTTGGTGGTATTCTTTATCAGATTGCTGGTAAAGAAGTACCATTCatcatattatcattagtATGTTTGATTGATGCATTTCTATTGAAATTTGTGATGCAACCGACCAAAGAAATACAACAAGAATGTTCATCAGTAGAAAAACCGGCCGGTACACCCATACATACATTACTTATGGATCcatatatttgttgttgtgccgGTGCATTAATTATGGCAAATGTATCATTAGCATTTCTTGAACCAACAATATCATTGTGGATGGAAGATACGATGCATGTTGAAGAATGGCAAATGGGTCTAGTATGGTTACCAGCATTTTTTCCACATGTATTGGGCGTCTATTCAACCGTTACATTAGTGGAAAAATATCCACGTTATCAATGGTTTTTTGCCGCATTCGGCCTTGCCCTTGAAGGCATCTGTAGTTTTATATTACCATTCTCAAAATCATTCTGGTTTCTAATATTACCAATATCCGGTATCTGTTATGGTATAGCATTGGTCGATACATCATTATTGCCTGCACTTGGTTATTTAGTCGATTTACGTTATGTTTCAGTTTATGGTTCAATATATGCTATTGCCGATATAAGCTATTCAGTTGCATATGCAATTGGTCCAATTATTGCTGGTTCAATCGTTGAATCGATTGGTTTCACTGCATTAAATGTTTGTATTGCATTATCCAATCTATTATATGTACCAGTATTGGCTTCATTACGTCATGtttatgattatgaacaATTTGAACCGGAAAATATTGGTATGACTGAACAGACGATACCGTCACAACGACCATATGGACAACAATCGGGACAACGTTTAATAATGACTGgacaatcacaacaacaacaacaacaacaacg caacaacaacaacaacaatacaatgAGCCAATAA